A window from Danio aesculapii chromosome 6, fDanAes4.1, whole genome shotgun sequence encodes these proteins:
- the LOC130230332 gene encoding G-protein coupled receptor 35-like yields MSNISALLLNSSISGWHRPLWYQYEACAEAPHWFIFYFSVKIVNLFAGFPMNALVMWQILKKKSEGSTSDIFIFNLSVLDAYFGLMTPVDMVNRLYFNDPTIWYSQRFAYGLKDTTPLFLTCICLDRYVAVVHPILFTGTRDAGIRIGISMVVWGLILAYSLTKCILGILSVNEVFSGLILSAFSIMVFCNLSIIWVLRKSVAGKEVMNPVKKKAFKMVMRVLAIIIVNYLPPVALMPFASTYSFVTLHCKVLLAVFSIMDLSCTIEPLLYISKMDQSTFCSCLKSPSKKPTNVSV; encoded by the coding sequence ATGTCGAACATCTCAGCTTTACTCCTGAACTCCAGCATCTCCGGTTGGCATCGTCCGCTGTGGTACCAGTATGAGGCGTGTGCGGAGGCTCCACACTGGTTTATCTTTTACTTCAGTGTGAAGATAGTAAACTTGTTCGCAGGTTTCCCAATGAATGCTCTGGTGATGTGGCAGATCCTGAAGAAGAAGAGCGAGGGGTCAACATCAGACATCTTCATCTTCAACCTCTCCGTCCTGGATGCTTACTTTGGGCTGATGACCCCGGTGGACATGGTCAACCGCCTCTACTTCAATGATCCCACAATCTGGTACTCCCAGAGGTTTGCATACGGCCTGAAAGACACCACTCCGCTGTTCCTCACCTGTATTTGTCTGGATAGGTATGTGGCTGTGGTCCATCCCATTCTGTTCACCGGCACGCGGGACGCTGGCATCCGCATCGGCATCTCCATGGTGGTGTGGGGACTCATCCTGGCCTACTCTCTCACCAAATGCATTCTGGGTATTTTAAGTGTGAACGAGGTGTTCAGCGGCCTCATCCTCTCCGCCTTCTCCATCATGGTGTTCTGCAACCTGTCCATCATCTGGGTCCTCAGGAAAAGCGTGGCCGGGAAGGAGGTCATGAATCCGGTTAAGAAGAAGGCCTTTAAGATGGTGATGAGGGTGCTGGCCATCATCATAGTGAACTATCTGCCGCCGGTGGCCCTAATGCCGTTTGCGTCCACGTATTCGTTTGTGACTCTCCACTGTAAGGTTCTTCTAGCTGTGTTCTCCATCATGGACCTGAGCTGCACCATTGAGCCTCTGCTCTACATCTCGAAGATGGATCAATCCACCTTCTGCTCCTGCTTAAAGAGTCCCTCAAAGAAACCCACCAATGTGAGCGTCTGA